The Neofelis nebulosa isolate mNeoNeb1 chromosome X, mNeoNeb1.pri, whole genome shotgun sequence genome has a segment encoding these proteins:
- the SNX12 gene encoding sorting nexin-12 yields MSDTAVADTRRLNSKPQDLTDAYGPPSNFLEIDIFNPQTVGVGRARFTTYEVRMRTNLPIFKLKESCVRRRYSDFEWLKNELERDSKIVVPPLPGKALKRQLPFRGDEGIFEESFIEERRQGLEQFINKIAGHPLAQNERCLHMFLQEEAIDRNYVPGKVRQ; encoded by the exons ATGTCGGACACGGCAGTGGCTGACACTCGGCGCCTTAACTCGAAGCCGCAGGACCTGACCGACGCTTACGGGCCGCCAAGTAACTTCCTGGAGATCGATATCTTTAATCCACAGACGGTGGGCGTGGGCCGCGCGCGCTTCACCACCTATGAGGTTCGCATGCGG ACAAACCTACCTATCTTCAAGCTGAAGGAGTCCTGTGTACGGCGGCGCTATAGTGACTTTGAGTGGCTTAAAAATGAGCTGGAGCGAGATAGTAAG ATTGTAGTACCACCACTGCCTGGGAAAGCCTTGAAGCGTCAGCTCCCTTTTCGAGGAGATGAAGGGATCTTTGAGGAGTCCTTCATTGAAGAAAGGAGGCAGGGCCTCGAACAGTTTATTAACAA AATTGCTGGGCACCCACTGGCTCAGAATGAACGCTGCCTACACATGTTCCTGCAGGAGGAGGCAATTGACAGGAACTACGTCCCCGGGAAGGTGCGCCAGTAG